In Helianthus annuus cultivar XRQ/B chromosome 9, HanXRQr2.0-SUNRISE, whole genome shotgun sequence, the following are encoded in one genomic region:
- the LOC110876672 gene encoding pentatricopeptide repeat-containing protein At3g62890, which yields MYSSYKAIELAKQVFEESAYKNVVCCTSLITGCFSNGLIDDACKVFDEMPERNDVSYSAMISGFVKNELFNEAIHLYRRMINCGVGNPNKSLLLSVLNACGAVDAFEIGRSIHCQLVEESFSVDVDFGTTLIDFYAKCGDIEKDKDIFNAMPYKDVVAWSAMILGLATNGKNEMAIDLFEEMEQKGPVPNGITFVAVLVACNHKTLLKKPWSILGKMSKVYDVQLTIEHYGCMIDLLARSGQLKEAEKLTKLMPVTPDGAIWGSFLHGCLTHNAIHLAETAGKRLLELEPTHSGRYVGLANMYASNGSWEGVIKLRKMMTERKVAIAPGWSFIEVYGNVNKFFVDNHCHPQAKDIHDVLMLLNIVLMN from the coding sequence ATGTATTCGAGTTATAAAGCTATTGAATTAGCTAAACAAGTGTTTGAAGAAAGCGCGTACAAGAATGTTGTGTGTTGTACTAGTTTGATAACGGGGTGTTTTAGTAACGGGCTTATTGATGATGCTTgtaaggtgtttgatgaaatgcctgagAGAAATGATGTATCGTATAGCGCGATGATTTCTGGGTTTGTGAAGAATGAACTTTTCAATGAAGCAATCCATTTGTATCGTCGGATGATAAATTGTGGCGTAGGGAACCCTAACAAGTCTCTTTTGCTGAGCGTTCTCAATGCTTGCGGTGCGGTTGATGCTTTTGAAATAGGAAGAAGTATACACTGTCAATTAGTTGAAGAATCGTTTAGTGTAGACGTCGATTTTGGTACGACGCTGATCGATTTCTATGCTAAATGTGGGGATATAGAGAAAGACAAAGATATATTCAACGCAATGCCTTATAAAGATGTTGTCGCATGGAGTGCGATGATTTTAGGGCTAGCTACAAACGGTAAAAACGAAATGGCAATCGATCTTTTTGAGGAAATGGAGCAGAAAGGACCGGTTCCAAACGGCATTACATTTGTTGCAGTTCTTGTTGCTTGTAATCAcaaaactttattaaaaaaaccATGGTCTATACTTGGTAAAATGAGCAAAGTTTACGACGTGCAATTAACAATCGAGCACTACGGATGCATGATTGATCTATTGGCTAGATCGGGACAGCTGAAAGAAGCGGAGAAACTGACCAAGTTGATGCCGGTGACACCAGACGGAGCTATATGGGGATCTTTTCTACATGGGTGTTTAACGCATAATGCAATACATCTAGCGGAGACAGCTGGAAAACGTTTGTTAGAATTAGAGCCGACGCACAGTGGAAGGTATGTCGGGCTTGCTAATATGTATGCGAGTAACGGAAGCTGGGAAGGTGTGATTAAACTGAGGAAGATGATGACGGAAAGAAAAGTTGCTATTGCTCCCGGTTGGAGTTTTATTGAAGTCTATGGGAATGTTAACAAATTCTTTGTTGATAATCATTGTCACCCTCAAGCTAAAGACATCCATGATGTCCTAATGTTACTTAATATTGTATTAATGAATTAG